A DNA window from Molothrus ater isolate BHLD 08-10-18 breed brown headed cowbird chromosome 2, BPBGC_Mater_1.1, whole genome shotgun sequence contains the following coding sequences:
- the CGGBP1 gene encoding CGG triplet repeat-binding protein 1, translating to MERFGVKSAPSRNRSKTALYVTPQDRVTEFGSELHEDGGKLFCTSCNVVLNHVRKSAINDHLKSKTHTKRKAEFEEQNVRKKQRTLTASLQCNSAAQTEKSSVIQDFVKMCLEANIPLEKADHPSVRAFLSRYVKNGSSIPKSEQLRKAYLPDGYDNENQLINTEDR from the coding sequence ATGGAGCGGTTCGGGGTGAAGTCGGCGCCGTCGCGGAACCGCTCCAAGACCGCCCTGTACGTGACGCCCCAGGACCGCGTGACGGAGTTCGGCAGCGAGCTGCACGAGGACGGGGGGAAGCTCTTCTGCACCTCCTGCAACGTGGTGCTCAACCACGTCCGCAAGTCCGCCATCAATGACCACCTCAAGTCCAAAACACACACCAAGAGGAAGGCGGAGTTCGAGGAGCAGAACGTCAGGAAGAAGCAAAGGACTCTGACTGCCTCCCTGCAGTGCAACAGCGCTGCCcagacagagaaaagcagcGTGATCCAGGACTTTGTGAAAATGTGCCTGGAGGCCAACATCCCCCTGGAGAAGGCCGATCACCCCTCTGTGCGGGCCTTCCTGTCCCGCTACGTTAAGAACGGCAGCTCCATACCCAAGTCAGAGCAGCTAAGGAAAGCCTATCTGCCTGATGGCTATGACAATGAGAACCAGCTCATCAACACTGAAGACCGTTGA